In the Phycisphaerales bacterium genome, ACCGACCCGTGGTTACCAGCAGGTGGCCTCAAGCATCAAGCCGTTGGCCTCCCCACTTTTGAAGGCCACGACATTCAATCCGGTGTGCCCCACCGCTATTCTCAGCAGGGTACCCAGCGGCGTGATCTATCCCGTTCGCGGACATCTTTCCCGATCCTGATTTTCATCAGCAAGACCTCTTCGCTTGTTGATTTAGGGCTGATTCTGGTGCGTCTGTCGGTGTTTGATGAGCCGAGCTATCGAAGTCTGTTTGACATTCTTGAAGTGGAGTTTTTTGGATGACCGTGATTTCTTGCCAACTTAGACAACAACGTTGTGAGACTGGTGTCATCACACTCTGGTTAGACAATCCAGAGAGAGATGTTGCTGTTCTCGATCAATGGCTCCTAGAGCAAATACATTCCGCTCTCGATTTACTGAGCCAGGATCAATTTCCAAAGGGCCTCATTCTAAGAACATCGGGTAGCCGTGCCTTTATTGCCGGCGCTGATTTAGCAGAGATTGACTCGCTCAGTGATGAGCGGCTCGCTGAGTACCTCCGATTTGGCAGTGATGCATTTCACCGAATCGCTGACCTGCCATACCCCACTGTCGCTGCGATTGACGGTGCTACTCTTGGTGGTGGACTGGAGCTAGCGATGCATTGTGATGCACTGATCGCGAGTCGACCAGATCCCGACCGAAGGCCATACCACATTGGTTTGCCGGAAGCATCATTGGGCTTGTGTCCTGGCTGGGGTGGGACACAGTTACTGCCTGCTCGAATGAATCCGTCACAGGCGATCTGTATGGCAGCGACTGGCGTAACAGTGCCAATTACTGAAGCGCCGGATGGACTCATTACAACAATGGTCGATCGCCCAGAGGACCTACAGGCCGCGGCCACTAAATGGATTCTGGCGAACGGAAATGAAGCAAGTAAGGGACCAAAGTCCTTTTCTTGTAGAGATCAAATTGTAGAAGTCGCACTGGCTGAGGCAAAAGATCAAGTTGATCAGACAGATGCTTCTGAAGCGGTCTTCCTGGCGGTTCAAAAGGGGCTTGAGATTGGATGGGATGCAGGGCTTGCAACAGAACAA is a window encoding:
- a CDS encoding enoyl-CoA hydratase/isomerase family protein — encoded protein: MTVISCQLRQQRCETGVITLWLDNPERDVAVLDQWLLEQIHSALDLLSQDQFPKGLILRTSGSRAFIAGADLAEIDSLSDERLAEYLRFGSDAFHRIADLPYPTVAAIDGATLGGGLELAMHCDALIASRPDPDRRPYHIGLPEASLGLCPGWGGTQLLPARMNPSQAICMAATGVTVPITEAPDGLITTMVDRPEDLQAAATKWILANGNEASKGPKSFSCRDQIVEVALAEAKDQVDQTDASEAVFLAVQKGLEIGWDAGLATEQKQLIQLRSTTVAKAKLDSFLHKPRS